The Streptomyces sp. RKAG293 genome includes a region encoding these proteins:
- the xylA gene encoding xylose isomerase yields the protein MSLTPTPEHKFTFGLWTVGWQGRDPFGDASRPALDPVESVTRLAELGAYGVTFHDDDLIPFGATEIERETHIKRFRQALDATGLVVPMATTNLFTHPVFKDGAFTSNDRDVRRYALRKTIRNIDLAVELGAQVYVAWGGREGAESGAAKDVRVALDRMKEAFDLLGEYVLGQGYDLRFAVEPKPNEPRGDILLPTVGHALAFINELEHPEMVGVNPETGHEQMAGLNFTHGIAQALWHGKLFHIDLNGQTGIKYDQDLRFGAGNLRDAFWLVDLLETAGYEGPRHFDFKPPRTEDSDGVWASAAGCMRNYLLLKERAAAFRADPVVQEALRASRLDELARPTLGEGETLSDLLGDRAAFEDFDVEAAAVKGMAFEQLDQLAMDHLLGAR from the coding sequence ATGAGTCTCACCCCCACCCCCGAGCACAAGTTCACTTTCGGCCTCTGGACGGTCGGCTGGCAGGGCCGCGACCCGTTCGGTGACGCCAGCCGTCCCGCCCTCGACCCGGTCGAGTCCGTCACCCGGCTCGCCGAGCTGGGCGCGTACGGCGTGACGTTCCACGACGACGACCTCATCCCGTTCGGTGCCACGGAGATCGAGCGCGAAACGCACATCAAGCGGTTCCGGCAGGCCCTCGACGCGACCGGGCTGGTGGTGCCCATGGCCACCACCAATCTCTTCACGCACCCGGTCTTCAAGGACGGCGCCTTCACGTCCAACGACCGTGACGTACGGCGGTACGCGCTGCGCAAGACGATCCGCAACATCGATCTGGCCGTCGAGCTCGGGGCGCAGGTCTATGTCGCGTGGGGCGGCCGGGAAGGGGCCGAGTCCGGGGCGGCCAAGGACGTGCGGGTCGCGCTGGACCGGATGAAGGAGGCGTTCGACCTGCTCGGCGAGTACGTGCTGGGGCAGGGGTACGACCTGCGGTTCGCCGTGGAGCCCAAGCCGAACGAGCCGCGCGGCGACATCCTGCTGCCGACCGTGGGGCACGCGCTCGCGTTCATCAACGAGCTGGAGCACCCGGAGATGGTCGGGGTGAACCCCGAGACCGGGCACGAGCAGATGGCCGGGCTCAACTTCACGCACGGCATCGCGCAGGCGCTGTGGCACGGCAAGCTCTTCCACATCGACCTCAACGGCCAGACCGGCATCAAGTACGACCAGGACCTGCGCTTCGGGGCGGGCAACCTGCGGGACGCGTTCTGGCTCGTCGATCTGCTGGAGACCGCCGGTTACGAGGGGCCCCGGCACTTCGACTTCAAGCCGCCGCGTACCGAGGACTCCGACGGCGTCTGGGCCTCGGCCGCCGGGTGCATGCGCAACTACCTGCTGCTGAAGGAGCGCGCCGCCGCGTTCCGTGCCGATCCGGTCGTCCAGGAGGCGCTCAGGGCGTCGCGGCTGGACGAGCTGGCCCGGCCGACGCTGGGGGAGGGCGAGACGCTGAGCGATCTGCTGGGAGACCGGGCGGCGTTCGAGGACTTCGACGTCGAGGCGGCGGCGGTGAAGGGCATGGCGTTCGAGCAGCTCGACCAGCTGGCGATGGACCATCTGCTCGGCGCCCGCTGA
- a CDS encoding adenylate/guanylate cyclase domain-containing protein: MSVDDADLPPYATDPGTGPDPDGVDPDQPARPAGSADPGTPADPGNGADSTDPAEHPLALRLEHLILGAGRQYTPFQAARTAGVSMDLASRFWRAMGFADIGQAKALTEADVLALRRLAGLVEAGLLSESMAIQVARSTGQTTARLADWQTDSFLEGLTEPPEPGMTRAEVAYPLVELLLPELEEFLIYVWRRQLAAATSRVVQSDDEEAVDRRLAVGFADLVGFTRLTRRLEEEELGELVEAFETTCADQVAAHGGRLIKTLGDEVLYVADDPGTAAEIGLRLIETMTGDESMPALRVGMAFGTVTTRMGDVFGTTVNLASRLTSIAPRDAVLVDGDFAQALGAAGDAPVSEVDASEDDKYRFALQPMWRRPVRGLGVVEPWLLTRRG, encoded by the coding sequence GTGAGCGTGGACGACGCGGACCTTCCCCCGTACGCGACGGATCCGGGCACCGGCCCGGACCCGGACGGGGTCGACCCCGATCAGCCGGCCAGGCCGGCCGGCTCCGCCGACCCCGGGACGCCCGCCGATCCCGGTAACGGCGCGGATTCCACCGATCCCGCCGAGCACCCGCTCGCGCTGCGCCTCGAACACCTGATCCTCGGCGCCGGCCGCCAGTACACGCCCTTCCAGGCGGCCCGCACCGCCGGCGTCTCCATGGATCTCGCCTCCCGCTTCTGGCGCGCCATGGGCTTCGCCGACATCGGCCAGGCGAAGGCCCTCACCGAGGCCGACGTGCTGGCGCTGCGCCGCCTCGCCGGACTCGTCGAGGCCGGGCTGCTGAGCGAGTCGATGGCCATTCAGGTCGCCCGCTCCACCGGCCAGACCACCGCCCGGCTCGCCGACTGGCAGACCGACTCCTTCCTCGAAGGGCTCACCGAGCCGCCCGAGCCCGGCATGACGCGGGCCGAGGTCGCCTACCCGCTCGTCGAACTGCTCCTGCCCGAGCTGGAGGAGTTCCTCATCTACGTCTGGCGGCGCCAGCTGGCCGCCGCCACCAGCCGCGTCGTCCAGTCCGACGACGAGGAGGCCGTGGACCGCCGGCTGGCCGTGGGCTTCGCCGACCTCGTCGGCTTCACCCGGCTCACCCGGCGGCTGGAGGAGGAGGAACTCGGCGAGCTCGTCGAGGCCTTCGAGACCACCTGCGCCGACCAGGTCGCCGCGCACGGCGGGCGCCTGATCAAGACGCTCGGCGACGAGGTGCTGTACGTCGCCGACGACCCCGGCACCGCCGCCGAGATCGGGCTGCGCCTCATCGAGACGATGACCGGCGACGAGTCCATGCCCGCGCTGCGCGTCGGGATGGCCTTCGGGACCGTGACGACCCGGATGGGCGATGTCTTCGGCACCACCGTGAACCTCGCGAGCCGTCTGACGTCGATAGCGCCACGGGACGCCGTCCTCGTCGACGGTGACTTCGCGCAGGCGCTCGGCGCGGCGGGCGACGCCCCCGTCTCCGAGGTCGACGCCTCCGAGGACGACAAGTACCGCTTCGCCCTGCAGCCGATGTGGCGCCGCCCGGTGCGTGGGCTCGGCGTCGTCGAGCCGTGGCTGCTGACCCGCCGCGGCTGA
- a CDS encoding Ig-like domain-containing protein, with the protein MTPDQRTRSRRRRRTGLAAVAVVLGGAVALTACGGSGSDKGGAATDKGAAATDKGKTQADVDAAAAEVSSDAKIAITPKTGTSNASISSGTKIAVTDGKLTAVVMTEVVSGKAVTGAIATDGSSWKPDASLDRGKKYKVAATAQDAKGRVVTETSTFGTVSASNSFIGYFTPEDGSTVGVGMPVSIKFDKAVTNKKAVESAIKVASSSGQTVVGHWFDSTRLDFRPQEYWKAGSNVSVKLKLDGVEGSNGVYGVQNKDVNFTVGRSQVSTVDATTKTMTVVRDGKTIKSIPISAGSADHPTYNGQMVISEKYKQTRMNGDSVGFKGEYDIADVPHAMRLSSSGTFIHGNYWGSKAIFGSANTSHGCIGLSDTKGANDPDTLGAWFFDQSLIGDVVVMKNSPDKTIKPDNGLNGWNMTWSAWTAGSAV; encoded by the coding sequence ATGACGCCCGACCAGCGCACGCGCTCGCGGCGCAGGCGCCGCACCGGCCTGGCGGCCGTCGCGGTCGTGCTCGGCGGCGCGGTCGCGCTGACCGCGTGCGGCGGCAGCGGCTCGGACAAGGGCGGTGCCGCGACGGACAAGGGCGCCGCCGCGACGGACAAGGGCAAGACGCAGGCGGACGTCGACGCGGCGGCCGCCGAGGTCTCCTCGGACGCCAAGATCGCCATCACCCCGAAGACGGGGACCAGCAACGCGAGCATCAGCAGCGGCACCAAGATCGCCGTGACCGACGGCAAACTCACCGCGGTCGTCATGACCGAGGTCGTGAGCGGCAAGGCCGTCACGGGTGCGATAGCCACCGACGGCAGCAGCTGGAAGCCGGACGCCTCCCTCGACCGCGGCAAGAAGTACAAGGTCGCGGCCACCGCGCAGGACGCGAAGGGCCGCGTCGTCACCGAGACCTCCACCTTCGGCACGGTCTCCGCGAGCAACAGCTTCATCGGCTACTTCACGCCGGAGGACGGCTCCACGGTCGGCGTCGGCATGCCGGTGTCGATCAAGTTCGACAAGGCCGTCACCAACAAGAAGGCCGTCGAGTCGGCGATCAAGGTGGCGTCCAGCAGCGGCCAGACGGTCGTGGGCCACTGGTTCGACTCCACCCGGCTGGACTTCCGTCCGCAGGAGTACTGGAAGGCCGGCTCGAACGTCAGCGTCAAGCTGAAGCTCGACGGTGTCGAGGGTTCCAACGGCGTCTACGGCGTCCAGAACAAGGACGTCAACTTCACCGTCGGCCGGTCCCAGGTCTCGACGGTCGACGCCACCACCAAGACGATGACGGTCGTCCGCGACGGCAAGACGATCAAGAGCATCCCGATATCGGCAGGCTCCGCCGACCACCCGACCTACAACGGTCAGATGGTGATCTCCGAGAAGTACAAGCAGACGCGGATGAACGGCGACTCGGTCGGCTTCAAGGGTGAGTACGACATCGCCGACGTGCCGCACGCCATGCGGCTGAGCTCCTCGGGCACGTTCATCCACGGCAACTACTGGGGCAGCAAGGCGATCTTCGGCTCGGCCAACACCAGCCACGGCTGCATCGGCCTGAGTGACACCAAGGGCGCCAACGACCCGGACACGCTGGGTGCCTGGTTCTTCGACCAGTCGCTGATCGGCGACGTGGTCGTGATGAAGAACTCGCCCGACAAGACGATCAAGCCGGACAACGGGCTCAACGGGTGGAACATGACGTGGAGCGCCTGGACGGCGGGGTCGGCGGTCTGA
- the xylB gene encoding xylulokinase, translating into MEPTVVIGVDSSTQSTKALAVRVDTGEVLARARSPHTVSEGGRRETDPEVWWQALRTTLTQLQAHTPAAISIGGQQHGLVTLDASGKALRPALLWNDVRSAPQAEALVAQFGAKHWAERFGSVPGASFTVAKWAWLRENEPAVAAATAGVRLPHDFLTERLTGQAVTDRGDVSGTGWWASDTETYDNAVLTTVGLDEALLPRVLAPGEPAGTTLPGRPLPPGIPVASGTGDNAAAALGLGLTPGRAALSLGTSGTVYTPSTNRPTDPTGTVAGFAGAHGGWLPLACTLNCTQAVDKIAGLLSLTREAVEPNRTITLLPFLDGERTPNLPLASGTLTGLRHDTTPGQILQAAYDGATYTLLAALDLVLAVDDRPSDEPLLLIGGGARGTAWRQTVRRLSGRAVQIPDADDLVALGAAAQAAALLTGETPTDIAARWGTSAGPVYDPIERDETTLETLRAALGTT; encoded by the coding sequence ATGGAACCGACGGTCGTGATCGGGGTGGACAGCTCCACCCAGTCGACGAAGGCACTGGCGGTCCGGGTGGACACCGGCGAGGTACTGGCGCGGGCCAGATCGCCCCACACGGTCAGCGAGGGCGGACGGCGCGAAACAGACCCGGAAGTCTGGTGGCAAGCGCTCAGAACAACCCTGACGCAGCTACAGGCGCACACCCCCGCAGCAATCTCCATCGGAGGCCAGCAACACGGCCTGGTCACCCTCGACGCATCCGGCAAGGCCCTGCGCCCGGCCCTCCTCTGGAACGACGTGCGATCAGCTCCCCAAGCGGAAGCACTCGTCGCACAGTTCGGGGCGAAGCACTGGGCCGAGCGCTTCGGCTCGGTACCCGGTGCCAGCTTCACCGTCGCGAAATGGGCCTGGCTGCGCGAGAACGAACCGGCCGTCGCCGCCGCGACGGCCGGAGTGCGCCTGCCGCACGACTTCCTCACCGAGCGGCTGACGGGCCAGGCGGTCACGGACCGCGGCGACGTCTCAGGGACCGGCTGGTGGGCCTCGGACACCGAGACCTACGACAACGCCGTCCTCACCACGGTCGGCCTCGACGAAGCCCTCCTCCCCCGCGTACTGGCCCCAGGAGAACCCGCCGGCACGACACTCCCCGGCCGCCCCCTCCCACCCGGCATCCCGGTCGCCTCCGGTACCGGCGACAACGCGGCGGCCGCCCTGGGCCTCGGCCTGACACCCGGCCGCGCGGCCCTCAGCCTGGGCACGTCGGGAACCGTCTACACCCCCTCCACCAACCGCCCCACCGACCCCACGGGAACGGTCGCCGGCTTCGCGGGGGCGCACGGCGGCTGGCTGCCGCTCGCCTGCACCCTGAACTGCACGCAAGCCGTGGACAAGATCGCCGGCCTGCTCAGCCTCACCAGAGAGGCCGTGGAACCCAACCGAACGATCACCCTCCTCCCCTTCCTCGACGGCGAGCGCACCCCCAACCTCCCCCTCGCCTCGGGCACCCTCACCGGCCTGCGCCACGACACCACCCCCGGCCAGATCCTGCAGGCCGCCTACGACGGCGCCACGTACACCCTGCTCGCCGCCCTGGACCTGGTCCTGGCCGTCGACGACCGGCCCTCCGACGAACCCCTCCTCCTGATCGGCGGCGGCGCCCGCGGCACCGCCTGGCGGCAGACCGTCCGCCGGCTGTCCGGACGGGCGGTCCAGATCCCCGACGCGGACGACCTCGTCGCCCTGGGCGCCGCCGCGCAGGCGGCCGCCCTCCTCACCGGGGAAACACCCACCGACATCGCCGCCCGCTGGGGCACGTCGGCGGGCCCGGTCTACGATCCGATCGAACGCGACGAAACCACGCTGGAAACCCTGAGAGCGGCACTCGGCACCACCTGA
- a CDS encoding enoyl-CoA hydratase/isomerase family protein — protein sequence MTESEVRFGEWVAVRRHGARVAELVLDRPKAMNAISTEMAGSVAAACAALAADRTVSAVVLTSTHERAFCVGADLKERNSFTDADLGRQRPHTRAAYTAVLELPMPSIAAVHGFALGGGFELALSCDVIVADATAVVGLPEVSVGVIPGGGGTQLLPRRVGAARAAELIFTARRVAAEEARELGLVDILAAAGEDRADALALAERMAANSPVGLRAAKRALRLGHGLDLRAGLDVEDAAWRTVAFSGDRAEGVAAFNEKRTPDWPGE from the coding sequence ATGACGGAGTCTGAAGTGCGGTTCGGGGAATGGGTCGCGGTGCGGCGGCACGGCGCGCGCGTCGCGGAGTTGGTGCTGGATCGCCCCAAGGCGATGAACGCCATCTCGACGGAGATGGCCGGGAGCGTGGCGGCGGCGTGTGCCGCGCTCGCCGCCGACCGGACGGTCAGCGCCGTGGTGCTGACGTCCACGCACGAGCGCGCGTTCTGCGTCGGCGCGGACCTGAAGGAGCGCAACTCCTTCACGGACGCCGACCTCGGCCGGCAGCGGCCGCACACCCGCGCCGCGTACACCGCGGTGCTGGAGCTGCCGATGCCGTCGATCGCCGCGGTGCACGGCTTCGCGCTCGGTGGCGGCTTCGAGCTGGCGCTGTCCTGCGACGTGATCGTGGCGGACGCCACCGCGGTGGTGGGGCTGCCGGAGGTGTCGGTGGGCGTGATCCCCGGCGGTGGCGGCACCCAGCTGCTGCCGCGCCGGGTGGGTGCGGCACGCGCCGCCGAGCTGATCTTCACGGCGCGGCGGGTGGCGGCCGAGGAGGCCCGCGAGCTGGGCCTCGTCGACATCCTGGCCGCCGCGGGCGAGGACCGCGCGGACGCGCTGGCGCTCGCGGAGCGCATGGCCGCCAACTCGCCGGTGGGTCTGCGGGCCGCGAAGCGGGCGCTGCGGCTGGGGCACGGACTGGATCTGCGGGCCGGTCTCGACGTCGAGGACGCGGCGTGGCGGACGGTGGCCTTCTCGGGCGACCGGGCCGAGGGCGTGGCGGCGTTCAACGAGAAGCGGACGCCGGACTGGCCGGGGGAGTGA
- a CDS encoding sensor domain-containing diguanylate cyclase, which yields MGDGTADRRLRAVVELAQAMAAAQDPHEAVRAAATRARLAMGGSFAALSSWERGSGQLRVLVNDGDLAPGEDPEPLDETYPVNDFPEIVEFLHGKWAGGGEPHAWVETAEDGPQGPGAYCHQRVAALRRRGRGCCVVAPIVLHGRAWGELYVARGAGEPVFDRADADFATVLAAVIAAGISQTERLAEVQRLAFTDPLTGLGNRRAVDVRLDEALELHRVSGAVVSLVVCDLNGLKKVNDRLGHAVGDQLLERFGSVLSLCGALLPGSLAARLGGDEFCLVAVGQSPDEVVGAADELCRRATELEVGEGVACGVASTGDPIGPVRTARRLFRLADAAQYRAKALRSTTPVVAGRGGPDDPVVRLADQPPAPEGERRRIRGRHGS from the coding sequence ATGGGTGACGGGACGGCCGATCGACGGCTGCGAGCGGTCGTGGAGTTGGCGCAGGCGATGGCGGCCGCCCAGGACCCGCACGAGGCGGTGCGGGCGGCCGCCACCAGGGCGCGGCTCGCGATGGGCGGCTCGTTCGCGGCACTGTCGTCGTGGGAACGGGGATCGGGCCAGCTCCGGGTGCTCGTCAACGACGGCGACCTGGCGCCCGGCGAGGACCCGGAGCCGCTGGACGAGACCTACCCCGTGAACGACTTCCCGGAGATCGTCGAGTTCCTGCACGGGAAATGGGCCGGCGGCGGGGAGCCGCACGCCTGGGTCGAGACGGCCGAGGACGGTCCGCAGGGGCCGGGCGCGTACTGCCACCAGCGGGTCGCCGCCCTGCGGCGGCGCGGGCGCGGCTGCTGCGTCGTCGCGCCGATCGTGCTGCACGGGCGTGCCTGGGGCGAGCTGTACGTGGCGCGGGGCGCGGGCGAGCCGGTCTTCGACCGGGCGGACGCGGACTTCGCGACGGTGCTGGCCGCCGTGATCGCGGCCGGGATCTCGCAGACCGAACGGCTCGCCGAGGTCCAGCGGCTGGCCTTCACCGATCCGCTGACCGGGCTCGGGAACCGGCGCGCCGTCGACGTCCGGCTCGACGAGGCGCTGGAGCTGCACCGGGTCTCGGGGGCCGTGGTGAGCCTCGTGGTGTGCGATCTGAACGGTCTGAAGAAGGTGAACGACCGGCTCGGGCACGCCGTCGGGGACCAGCTGCTCGAACGTTTCGGCTCCGTCCTGTCGCTGTGCGGCGCGCTGCTGCCCGGCAGCCTGGCGGCCCGGCTCGGCGGCGACGAGTTCTGCCTCGTCGCGGTCGGTCAGAGCCCGGACGAGGTGGTGGGCGCGGCGGACGAGCTGTGCCGGCGGGCCACCGAGCTGGAGGTGGGCGAAGGCGTCGCCTGCGGTGTCGCCTCGACGGGCGACCCGATCGGGCCGGTGCGGACCGCCCGACGGCTCTTCCGCCTCGCGGACGCCGCCCAGTACCGGGCCAAGGCGCTGCGGTCGACCACGCCGGTCGTCGCGGGGCGCGGCGGCCCCGACGACCCCGTCGTACGCCTCGCGGACCAGCCGCCCGCCCCCGAGGGCGAGCGCCGACGGATTCGCGGGCGCCACGGGTCGTGA
- the hutH gene encoding histidine ammonia-lyase, translated as MHNVVIGADGASADDVLAVARGGAKVELSQQALTGIAASRQVIEALAAKPEPVYGVSTGFGALAVRHISPELRAQLQRSLVRSHAAGMGPSVEREVVRGLMFLRLKTLASGRTGVRPVVAETMAAILNAGITPVVHEYGSLGCSGDLAPLAHCAQVLMGEGVAEGPDGTIRPAGELLAEAGIEPVELREKEGLALINGTDGMLGMLVMACADLAQLFTAADITAALSLEALLGTERVLAPELHAIRPHPGQAASAENMRRVLEGSGFTGHHQDDAPRVQDAYSIRCAPQVAGAGRDTLAHARLVADRELISAVDNPVVLPDGRVESNGNFHGAPVAYVLDFLAIAAADLGSIAERRTDRLLDKSRSHGLPAFLADDPGVDSGLMIAQYTQAALVSEMKRLAVPASVDSIPSSAMQEDHVSMGWSAARKLRTAVDNLARIIAVELFAATRAIEMREKLTAGGLRPAPATRAIVAAVREAGIDGVGPDRFLSPDLEAAYAFVRAGKLNAAAESVTGPLA; from the coding sequence ATGCATAACGTGGTCATCGGCGCCGACGGCGCGAGCGCGGACGACGTCCTGGCCGTGGCTCGCGGCGGCGCGAAGGTCGAACTGTCGCAGCAGGCACTGACCGGGATCGCCGCGTCGCGGCAGGTCATCGAGGCGCTGGCGGCCAAGCCCGAGCCGGTCTACGGCGTGTCCACGGGCTTCGGCGCGCTGGCCGTCCGCCACATCAGCCCGGAGCTGCGCGCGCAGCTGCAGCGCTCCCTGGTGCGCTCGCACGCCGCCGGCATGGGCCCGAGCGTCGAGCGCGAGGTCGTGCGCGGCCTGATGTTCCTGCGGCTGAAGACGCTCGCGTCCGGCCGCACCGGCGTGCGCCCCGTCGTCGCCGAGACGATGGCGGCGATCCTGAACGCCGGGATCACCCCCGTCGTGCACGAGTACGGCTCGCTCGGCTGTTCCGGCGACCTCGCACCGCTCGCGCACTGCGCGCAGGTGCTGATGGGCGAAGGCGTGGCCGAAGGCCCTGACGGAACGATTCGTCCGGCCGGCGAGCTGCTCGCCGAGGCCGGCATCGAGCCGGTGGAGCTGCGCGAGAAGGAGGGCCTGGCCCTCATCAACGGCACCGACGGCATGCTCGGCATGCTGGTGATGGCGTGCGCGGACCTCGCGCAGCTCTTCACCGCGGCCGACATCACCGCCGCGCTCTCGCTCGAGGCGCTGCTCGGCACCGAGCGCGTCCTCGCGCCCGAACTGCACGCCATCCGCCCGCACCCGGGCCAGGCTGCGAGCGCCGAGAACATGCGCCGCGTACTGGAGGGCTCCGGCTTCACGGGGCACCACCAGGACGACGCCCCGCGCGTCCAGGACGCCTACTCGATCCGCTGCGCGCCGCAGGTCGCGGGCGCCGGCCGGGACACCCTGGCGCACGCCCGGCTGGTGGCCGACCGCGAGCTGATCTCCGCCGTCGACAACCCCGTGGTGCTGCCCGACGGCCGGGTGGAGTCCAACGGCAACTTCCACGGCGCGCCCGTGGCGTACGTCCTGGACTTCCTGGCGATCGCCGCCGCCGACCTCGGCAGCATCGCCGAGCGGCGCACCGACCGGCTGCTCGACAAGTCGCGGTCGCACGGGCTGCCGGCGTTCCTCGCCGACGACCCGGGCGTGGACTCCGGCCTGATGATCGCTCAGTACACGCAGGCCGCGCTGGTCAGCGAGATGAAGCGGCTGGCCGTACCGGCATCGGTGGACTCCATCCCGTCGTCCGCGATGCAGGAGGACCACGTCTCGATGGGCTGGTCCGCGGCCCGCAAGCTGCGCACCGCGGTCGACAACCTGGCGCGGATCATCGCGGTCGAGCTGTTCGCCGCGACCCGCGCCATCGAGATGCGCGAGAAGCTGACCGCGGGCGGTCTGCGGCCCGCCCCGGCCACCCGGGCGATCGTGGCGGCGGTCCGTGAGGCGGGCATCGACGGTGTCGGCCCGGACCGTTTCCTGTCGCCCGACCTGGAGGCCGCGTACGCGTTCGTCCGGGCCGGAAAGCTCAACGCGGCCGCCGAATCGGTGACCGGGCCGCTGGCCTGA
- a CDS encoding ROK family transcriptional regulator — MAKGTGPGPQAALRRRNLSAVVHAVAAGDNMSRAAVAAEVGLTRATVSTLVDELIAAGLVTELGAQRPGTVGRPGTALALSPRGPAGIGAEVGVDHLAACVVDLRGTVRARATVEARNRGRAAAQTLGELDGLVRQVTEEAVALGLRPAGLTVAVPGLVGRDQHTVLRAPNLGWKNERTDLTVENEANLGALAELWLAGRGETIPGTRTPQGAAAQAPLTDFIHVSAEIGIGAALVINGSLFRGARGFAGELGHVPVYPDGPRCSCGARGCLEQYAGEEAVLRAAGIAPELPGRLKALRTAASDDDAPALAALEAAGRALGIALSGAVNLLDPQAVVLGGPLSELAPWLLPGVRRELGRRVTGGGALVVESRLGRDGVLLGAAYSAVRAVLDDPSEWTAR, encoded by the coding sequence GTGGCCAAGGGCACCGGCCCCGGCCCCCAAGCCGCACTGCGCCGCCGCAACCTCTCCGCCGTCGTGCACGCCGTAGCCGCCGGCGACAACATGTCCCGGGCAGCCGTCGCCGCCGAGGTAGGCCTCACCCGGGCCACCGTCTCGACGCTCGTCGACGAACTCATCGCGGCGGGCCTCGTCACCGAGCTGGGCGCGCAGCGCCCCGGCACCGTGGGCCGTCCCGGCACCGCACTGGCGCTCAGCCCGCGCGGCCCCGCCGGGATCGGCGCCGAAGTCGGCGTGGACCACCTCGCGGCCTGCGTCGTCGACCTGCGCGGCACCGTACGGGCCCGCGCGACGGTCGAGGCCCGCAACCGCGGCCGGGCCGCCGCGCAGACGCTCGGCGAGCTGGACGGACTGGTCCGGCAGGTGACGGAGGAAGCGGTGGCGCTCGGGCTGCGCCCGGCGGGGCTGACCGTCGCGGTCCCCGGCCTGGTGGGAAGGGACCAGCACACGGTGCTGCGGGCACCGAACCTCGGCTGGAAGAACGAACGCACCGACCTGACCGTGGAGAACGAGGCGAACCTCGGAGCACTGGCAGAACTGTGGCTGGCAGGCAGGGGAGAGACGATCCCCGGCACCCGCACCCCCCAAGGCGCCGCCGCCCAAGCCCCCCTCACCGACTTCATCCACGTCTCGGCAGAGATCGGCATCGGCGCGGCCCTCGTCATCAACGGCAGCCTCTTCCGCGGAGCGCGCGGCTTCGCCGGCGAGCTCGGGCACGTCCCGGTCTACCCCGACGGCCCCCGCTGCTCCTGCGGCGCCCGCGGCTGTCTGGAGCAGTACGCGGGCGAGGAGGCGGTGCTGCGCGCGGCCGGCATCGCCCCGGAGCTGCCGGGGCGTCTCAAGGCGCTGCGGACGGCGGCCTCGGACGACGACGCGCCCGCGCTGGCGGCCCTGGAGGCCGCCGGCCGGGCGCTCGGGATCGCGCTGAGCGGCGCCGTGAACCTGCTCGACCCGCAGGCGGTGGTCCTCGGCGGCCCGCTCTCCGAGCTGGCCCCATGGCTGCTGCCGGGCGTACGGCGGGAGCTGGGCCGGCGGGTCACGGGCGGCGGCGCGCTGGTGGTCGAGTCACGGCTGGGCCGGGACGGGGTACTGCTGGGCGCGGCGTACAGCGCGGTGCGGGCGGTCCTGGACGACCCGTCCGAATGGACGGCCCGCTAG